The following coding sequences lie in one Alphaproteobacteria bacterium genomic window:
- a CDS encoding flavodoxin family protein: MLNEQQEKWCAESKWDFSDLKALFLNCTLKKSPEMSHTDGLVRMSKAIMEKNGVQVDELRPVDHDIAYGVYGDMTEHGWDKDDWPRIYEKVKAAHILVITSPIWLGEKSSVCTKVIERLYSTSSDLNDRGQYAYYGRVGGCLITGNEDGAKHCAMNILYSLQHLGYVIPPQADAAWLGEAGPGPSYLDPDSGGPENEFTNRNTTFMTWNLLHMARMITDAGGIPAHGNQRSAWEAGCRFDNPNPLYR; the protein is encoded by the coding sequence ATGCTCAATGAACAGCAGGAGAAATGGTGCGCCGAAAGCAAATGGGACTTTTCGGACCTCAAGGCGTTGTTCCTCAACTGCACGCTCAAGAAGTCGCCCGAAATGTCGCATACCGACGGCCTGGTGCGCATGTCGAAGGCCATCATGGAGAAAAACGGCGTGCAGGTCGACGAGTTGCGCCCGGTCGACCACGACATCGCCTATGGTGTCTACGGCGACATGACGGAGCATGGTTGGGACAAGGACGACTGGCCGCGGATTTACGAAAAAGTCAAAGCCGCTCATATCCTTGTCATTACCTCGCCAATTTGGCTGGGCGAGAAATCCTCGGTCTGCACCAAGGTGATCGAACGCCTCTATTCGACCTCGAGCGACCTCAACGACCGCGGCCAGTACGCCTATTACGGCCGGGTTGGCGGCTGCCTCATCACCGGCAACGAAGACGGCGCCAAACACTGCGCTATGAACATTCTCTACTCGCTGCAGCATCTGGGCTACGTCATCCCGCCGCAGGCGGATGCTGCCTGGCTCGGCGAGGCCGGTCCCGGCCCGTCCTATCTCGACCCGGATTCCGGCGGGCCGGAGAACGAGTTCACCAACCGCAACACCACGTTCATGACCTGGAACCTGCTGCACATGGCCCGGATGATCACCGACGCCGGGGGCATTCCGGCCCACGGCAACCAGCGCTCGGCTTGGGAGGCGGGCTGCCGTTTTGACAACCCCAACCCGCTTTACCGCTGA
- a CDS encoding 2-oxoacid:acceptor oxidoreductase subunit alpha → MNVAPAVPRPQAPREELESVTVRFAGDSGDGMQLTGSQFTLATALAGNDLATFPDFPAEIRAPAGTTYGVSAFQVNFGAREIRTSGDAPDVLVAMNPAALKVNLDDMCTGGLIFVDTGAFTKRNLQKATFDDNPLEDSSLAKFRIMPIDMSAQTLGAVKPYGLSNKEALRCKNMWALGLVYWLYDRDIRPSADWLRQKFAARPELADANIAAMKAGHAFGETAEMPGEISAYTVPPAKIEPGEYRAVTGTEALAWGLVVGAHLADLKLVFCSYPITPASAVLHTLANLRQHGVVTFQAEDEIAAVGAAIGASFAGSIGVTSSSGPGIALKGEAIGLAIATELPLVVINSQRAGPSTGMPTKTEQSDLYQAVYGRNGDSPMSVMAARSPGDCFEVAVEAVRLSTKHMTPVMLLSDGYIANAAEPWRIPDVTGLRRFDRMFHKEIEGFHPFIRHPETLARPWAPPGVPGLEHRIGGLERDYDSGDVSYDPANHQRMTDVRAAKVELIGRDIPPQNVELGSDSGRLAIVGWGSTFGSINRAVENLIDAGLEVAHIHLRHIWPLPPNLHTLLDSYDKVLVPEMNSGQLRTVLRAEYLVPAHGLNKVTGQPFRISEIEEAARRLLED, encoded by the coding sequence ATGAACGTTGCCCCGGCGGTACCGCGGCCGCAGGCACCCCGCGAGGAACTCGAAAGCGTAACCGTCCGCTTTGCCGGCGATTCCGGCGACGGCATGCAGCTGACCGGCTCGCAATTTACCTTGGCGACGGCGCTCGCCGGCAACGACCTGGCGACATTCCCCGACTTCCCGGCCGAGATCCGTGCGCCCGCCGGGACGACCTATGGCGTTTCGGCATTCCAGGTCAATTTCGGCGCCCGCGAGATTCGCACCTCGGGCGATGCGCCAGACGTCCTGGTGGCGATGAACCCGGCGGCGCTGAAGGTCAATCTCGACGACATGTGCACCGGCGGGCTGATCTTCGTCGACACCGGCGCGTTTACCAAGCGCAACCTGCAGAAGGCGACCTTCGACGACAACCCGCTCGAGGATTCAAGCCTCGCCAAATTCCGCATCATGCCGATCGACATGTCGGCCCAGACCTTGGGCGCGGTCAAACCCTATGGCCTCAGTAATAAGGAGGCGTTGCGCTGCAAGAACATGTGGGCGTTGGGGCTGGTCTATTGGCTCTATGACCGCGATATACGGCCGAGCGCCGATTGGCTGAGACAGAAATTTGCCGCGCGGCCCGAGCTCGCCGACGCCAACATTGCGGCGATGAAAGCGGGACACGCCTTCGGTGAGACCGCGGAGATGCCGGGCGAGATAAGTGCCTATACGGTACCCCCGGCGAAGATCGAGCCGGGGGAATACCGGGCGGTGACCGGCACCGAGGCGCTGGCCTGGGGCCTGGTCGTCGGTGCCCATCTCGCCGACCTCAAGCTGGTCTTCTGTTCCTATCCGATCACCCCCGCTTCGGCGGTGCTGCACACCCTGGCCAATCTGCGCCAGCATGGGGTGGTGACGTTCCAAGCCGAGGACGAGATCGCCGCCGTTGGCGCGGCGATCGGCGCCTCCTTCGCCGGCTCCATCGGCGTGACGTCGAGCTCCGGCCCGGGGATCGCGCTCAAGGGCGAGGCCATCGGGCTGGCGATCGCCACCGAACTGCCATTAGTCGTGATCAATTCCCAGCGCGCCGGCCCGTCGACCGGCATGCCGACCAAGACCGAGCAATCGGACCTCTATCAGGCGGTCTACGGCCGCAACGGCGACAGCCCGATGTCGGTCATGGCGGCGCGGTCGCCGGGCGATTGCTTCGAAGTCGCCGTCGAGGCGGTCCGCCTGTCGACCAAGCACATGACGCCGGTGATGCTGCTGAGCGACGGCTATATCGCCAATGCCGCGGAGCCGTGGCGCATTCCCGATGTTACCGGTTTGCGACGCTTCGACCGCATGTTCCACAAGGAAATCGAGGGATTTCATCCTTTCATCCGTCATCCGGAAACGCTGGCTAGGCCGTGGGCGCCCCCCGGCGTGCCCGGCCTCGAACATCGCATCGGCGGGCTCGAGCGCGACTATGACAGCGGTGACGTATCCTACGATCCGGCCAACCACCAGCGCATGACCGACGTGCGCGCGGCCAAGGTCGAGCTGATCGGCCGTGACATCCCACCCCAAAACGTCGAGCTCGGCTCGGACAGCGGCCGGCTGGCGATCGTCGGCTGGGGATCGACCTTCGGGTCGATCAACCGCGCGGTCGAAAACCTGATCGATGCCGGCCTCGAAGTCGCCCACATCCATTTGCGCCACATCTGGCCGTTGCCGCCGAACCTGCACACCCTGCTCGACAGCTACGACAAGGTCCTGGTACCGGAAATGAATTCGGGCCAGCTACGCACCGTGCTGCGCGCGGAATACCTGGTTCCGGCGCACGGGCTCAACAAGGTGACGGGGCAACCCTTCCGCATTTCCGAAATCGAAGAGGCGGCGCGCCGCCTGCTGGAGGACTGA
- a CDS encoding 2-oxoacid:ferredoxin oxidoreductase subunit beta yields MSAPKLPETLTAKDYASDQDVRWCPGCGDYAILKGVLKTLADLQVPREKTVFISGIGCAARFPYYVSTYGFHTIHGRAPTIATGAKLANPELDIWVVSGDGDALSIGGNHMLHILRRNPNMQILLFNNQIYGLTKGQYSPTSKVGTRSPSTPRGSVDSPVSAAQFALGANARFVARAIDTDQKHLPETLKRAHTHDGASFVEIFQNCIVYNDGVFSAFTERAHAADTQIHVEHGKPLIFGADRDKGLRLVPGTLDVEVVTIGDNGFTEKDVMFHDETNHWLAALLAAMEPPNFPVAVGVLYCDPATPYEANFPQNTPLGGSVTSNDDLNGMLRSGHTWTV; encoded by the coding sequence ATGAGCGCGCCCAAGCTGCCCGAGACGCTGACGGCGAAGGATTACGCCTCCGACCAGGACGTCCGCTGGTGCCCCGGTTGCGGCGATTACGCGATCCTGAAAGGCGTGCTGAAGACTTTGGCCGACCTGCAGGTGCCGCGCGAGAAGACCGTATTCATCTCGGGCATCGGCTGCGCCGCGCGCTTCCCCTACTACGTCTCGACCTATGGCTTCCACACCATTCATGGCCGCGCGCCGACCATCGCGACCGGCGCCAAGCTGGCCAATCCCGAGCTCGATATCTGGGTGGTCAGCGGAGACGGCGACGCGCTGTCGATCGGCGGCAATCACATGCTGCACATCCTGCGGCGCAATCCGAACATGCAGATCCTGCTGTTCAACAATCAGATCTATGGCCTGACGAAGGGCCAATATTCGCCGACCTCGAAAGTCGGCACGCGGTCGCCGTCGACGCCCCGCGGGTCGGTCGACAGCCCGGTATCGGCGGCGCAGTTCGCGCTCGGTGCCAACGCGCGCTTCGTCGCCCGCGCCATCGATACCGACCAGAAGCACTTGCCGGAGACCCTCAAGCGTGCCCACACCCATGACGGTGCCTCGTTCGTCGAGATCTTCCAGAACTGCATCGTCTACAACGACGGCGTGTTTTCGGCCTTTACCGAGCGCGCCCATGCGGCCGACACCCAGATCCATGTCGAGCACGGCAAGCCGCTGATATTCGGCGCCGACCGCGACAAGGGCCTGCGCCTGGTCCCCGGCACGCTCGATGTCGAGGTGGTCACGATCGGCGACAACGGCTTCACCGAAAAGGATGTCATGTTCCACGACGAGACCAACCACTGGCTGGCAGCGTTGCTGGCGGCGATGGAACCGCCCAACTTCCCGGTCGCCGTCGGTGTGCTGTATTGCGACCCGGCGACCCCCTACGAGGCCAATTTCCCCCAGAACACGCCGCTCGGCGGATCGGTGACCAGCAATGACGACCTCAACGGGATGCTGCGATCCGGCCATACCTGGACGGTATAA
- a CDS encoding amino acid ABC transporter substrate-binding protein encodes MIVRLFFVAAFAICSVTSLAAEDAPLIVGAVLSETGKFSTNGKHAGIGYDLAVQRINALGGVRVGDRTHRLEIAYYDDESTPVRGAALAERLIKQDGVKFMLGPYSSALTQAIAPITEAYSIPMVEGNGSARSLFTQGYRYLFAVLSTSEEYFSSAIDLLADLAESGGRAPSSVRIALATENDPASQDVRAGVLTDAARYGMEIVIDDKLPPDVNDMTAILTKVKALRPDALLVSGHSRGATIAVRQVAEMRVAVPALIVTHCDAADIIGKFGGDAEDVICPAQWDRSLPYSGRWFGGAEDYAVAFERAFGYAPPYQAAESSAAVLTLVDAIERAGSLDGGAVRDALAATDLATFFGRIRFDASGKNIAKPMVLYQVQDGVFRVVAPAEWASAKPVFPR; translated from the coding sequence GTGATCGTCCGCCTTTTTTTCGTCGCCGCCTTCGCGATTTGTTCGGTGACGTCGCTGGCGGCCGAGGACGCACCCCTCATCGTCGGCGCCGTGTTGTCCGAGACCGGCAAGTTTTCGACCAACGGCAAACATGCCGGCATTGGCTACGATTTGGCGGTCCAGCGGATCAACGCCCTGGGCGGCGTCCGTGTCGGAGATCGCACCCACCGCCTGGAGATCGCTTATTACGACGACGAATCGACGCCGGTTCGCGGTGCCGCCCTGGCCGAGCGGCTGATCAAACAGGACGGCGTCAAATTCATGCTCGGCCCGTACAGCTCGGCCCTGACCCAGGCGATCGCTCCGATCACCGAGGCCTATAGCATACCGATGGTGGAGGGAAACGGCTCCGCCCGTTCTCTGTTCACGCAGGGCTACAGGTACCTATTCGCGGTCCTTTCGACATCGGAGGAATACTTTTCGAGCGCGATCGATCTGCTCGCCGATTTGGCCGAAAGCGGCGGGCGGGCGCCGTCGTCGGTGCGCATCGCGCTCGCCACGGAGAACGACCCGGCGTCCCAGGATGTGCGTGCCGGCGTCCTTACCGATGCCGCCCGCTACGGCATGGAAATCGTCATCGACGACAAGCTGCCGCCGGACGTCAACGACATGACCGCGATCCTGACCAAGGTCAAGGCGCTGCGGCCCGATGCCCTTCTGGTTTCCGGGCATTCGCGCGGCGCGACGATCGCCGTCCGCCAGGTCGCCGAGATGCGGGTCGCCGTACCGGCCCTGATCGTGACCCATTGCGACGCCGCCGACATCATCGGCAAGTTCGGCGGCGACGCGGAGGACGTGATTTGTCCCGCGCAGTGGGACCGCAGCCTGCCCTACTCCGGCCGCTGGTTCGGCGGTGCCGAGGACTACGCCGTTGCGTTCGAGCGCGCGTTCGGTTACGCCCCGCCTTATCAGGCCGCGGAATCCTCGGCAGCCGTGCTGACCCTGGTCGACGCGATCGAACGCGCCGGATCCTTGGACGGCGGCGCCGTCCGGGACGCGCTGGCGGCGACCGATCTCGCCACCTTCTTCGGCCGCATCCGTTTCGACGCCAGCGGCAAGAATATCGCCAAACCGATGGTCTTGTACCAGGTCCAGGACGGCGTGTTCCGGGTCGTCGCGCCGGCGGAGTGGGCGTCGGCCAAGCCTGTCTTTCCGCGCTAA
- a CDS encoding aldehyde ferredoxin oxidoreductase produces the protein MRRYLHIKLDDRSVETQELEGEDVIRVGRHFIAKTLLERGAATVDPLSPENPLIFSAGPFAGTNFSNANRLSVGCKSPLTGGIKEANAGGTFAFALGQLEISGFTLYGAADDWVVIHIPKDGDITYENAAPYMGKGAFETAKLLFDKYGDKVSLGICGPVGEYLGLVAGISFTDPEGRPTRLAARGGVGAVMGSKKVKAIVVDRDKMPTFNDRKKVMGAVREYGKRLGEEPAIQTFSDYGTAMMADFTNKIGGLPTRNFSAGQVVDATEKTFELGGDHIRERNLARGGEPTHACMPGCMIKCSNIYADENGEEMCSPVEYETLGLLGSNCGLDDPDDVALLNNIANDLGIDTIELGATLGVLMEAGEGAFGDRAFMAAALDDIRHGTERGRILAQGTARVGEHYNVARVPVIKKQGISAYDPRVIEVTGISMMVTAQGADHTTGNLPHFRSADKTTEELVEVSYETQVACAVADSLGLCLFGRSVTAKSGELIVNALNDAHGTAYDTSFLEDLGREALRMEWEFNKQAGFTEDDDELPEFFFTEALDPAGKVARHHSADINRHLRPLAESGGA, from the coding sequence ATGCGCAGATACCTTCACATCAAGCTCGACGATCGGTCCGTCGAAACACAGGAATTGGAGGGCGAGGACGTCATCCGCGTCGGTCGCCATTTTATCGCCAAGACCCTGCTCGAACGCGGCGCGGCGACCGTCGATCCGTTGTCCCCGGAAAACCCGCTGATCTTTTCAGCCGGGCCGTTTGCCGGCACCAACTTTTCCAATGCCAACCGGCTCAGCGTCGGCTGCAAGAGCCCGCTCACCGGCGGCATCAAGGAGGCCAATGCCGGCGGCACCTTCGCCTTCGCCCTCGGCCAGCTCGAGATCTCCGGCTTCACGCTCTACGGCGCCGCCGACGATTGGGTCGTCATCCACATCCCCAAGGACGGCGACATCACATACGAAAACGCCGCCCCCTACATGGGCAAAGGCGCCTTCGAGACGGCGAAGTTATTGTTCGATAAATACGGCGACAAGGTCAGCCTCGGCATTTGCGGCCCGGTCGGCGAGTACCTCGGCTTGGTCGCCGGTATCTCGTTCACCGACCCCGAAGGGCGTCCGACACGGCTCGCCGCCCGCGGCGGTGTCGGCGCGGTGATGGGCAGCAAGAAGGTCAAGGCGATCGTCGTCGACCGCGACAAGATGCCGACCTTCAACGACCGCAAGAAGGTGATGGGCGCGGTCCGCGAATACGGCAAGCGGCTGGGCGAAGAACCGGCGATCCAGACCTTCAGCGATTATGGCACCGCGATGATGGCCGATTTCACCAACAAGATCGGCGGCCTGCCGACCCGCAACTTCAGCGCCGGCCAGGTGGTCGATGCCACGGAGAAGACCTTCGAGCTCGGCGGCGACCATATTCGCGAGCGCAACCTGGCGCGCGGCGGCGAGCCGACCCATGCCTGCATGCCGGGCTGCATGATCAAATGCAGCAACATCTACGCCGACGAGAACGGCGAGGAGATGTGCTCGCCGGTCGAATACGAGACCCTCGGCCTGCTCGGCAGCAATTGCGGGCTCGACGATCCCGACGATGTCGCACTGCTCAACAATATCGCCAACGATCTCGGCATCGACACCATCGAGCTCGGCGCCACGTTGGGTGTGCTGATGGAGGCCGGCGAGGGCGCCTTCGGCGATCGCGCCTTCATGGCGGCGGCCCTCGACGACATTCGCCACGGCACCGAACGCGGCCGCATCCTGGCCCAGGGCACCGCCCGGGTTGGCGAGCATTACAACGTGGCGCGCGTCCCGGTGATCAAGAAGCAGGGCATCAGCGCCTACGACCCGCGGGTTATCGAGGTCACCGGTATTTCGATGATGGTGACGGCGCAGGGCGCCGACCACACGACCGGCAACCTGCCCCACTTCCGCAGCGCCGACAAGACAACGGAGGAACTGGTCGAGGTCAGCTACGAGACCCAGGTCGCCTGCGCGGTCGCCGATTCCTTGGGCCTGTGCCTGTTCGGCCGCTCGGTCACGGCGAAGAGCGGCGAGCTCATCGTCAACGCCCTCAACGACGCCCACGGCACCGCCTACGACACGTCGTTCCTAGAGGACCTCGGCCGCGAGGCGCTGCGCATGGAATGGGAGTTCAACAAGCAGGCCGGGTTCACCGAAGATGATGATGAACTGCCGGAGTTCTTCTTCACCGAGGCGCTCGATCCGGCGGGCAAGGTCGCCCGCCATCACAGCGCCGACATCAACCGCCACCTGCGGCCGCTGGCCGAGTCCGGCGGCGCCTAG
- a CDS encoding tetratricopeptide repeat protein, giving the protein MQTDALGLIVTTRAPAAVAAYDTALMAYLEYRLAAQAHVKAALGADPQFLMGLCFRGYMLMQLGTVEIADKVAGVVAAAKALAGDATAREAGHVAALEHWAAGRVGDACRLWEEILIEAPGDLLALRLHHFMSFWQGRRAALRDLPAAAAGRLDPAMPGYGFVLGMLAFGLEECGDYAEAERYGRHAVELNREDLWAVHAVAHVLEMQCRHEEGTQWLDQPFGTWDDRNPFKDHLWWHAALFSLELGDFDRVLDIYDREVRVDETGFYLDVQNAASMLMRLELLGVDIGGRWEALADIAEQRKDDHVLPFTDAHFMLAFTGAGRIASARTYLDSLKRFAAAGGADAAGVTASLTVPLAEGLLAYGEGACGKAVDRLLPMRHEMAPLGGSHAQQDVFQQILIDAAIRDGRTELARSLLAERAVLRPRSRWAHDRLAALA; this is encoded by the coding sequence ATGCAGACCGACGCCCTTGGATTGATAGTCACCACCCGCGCGCCCGCGGCGGTCGCCGCCTACGACACCGCGCTGATGGCCTATCTCGAATACCGCCTCGCCGCCCAGGCGCACGTCAAGGCGGCGTTGGGGGCGGACCCGCAGTTCCTCATGGGCCTGTGCTTTCGCGGCTATATGCTGATGCAGCTCGGCACCGTCGAGATCGCCGACAAGGTCGCCGGCGTGGTCGCCGCGGCGAAGGCGCTCGCCGGCGATGCGACGGCCCGCGAGGCCGGGCACGTGGCGGCACTCGAGCATTGGGCGGCGGGCCGCGTCGGCGACGCCTGTCGGCTGTGGGAGGAGATCCTGATCGAGGCGCCGGGCGACCTGTTGGCCCTCCGCCTGCACCATTTCATGAGTTTCTGGCAGGGCCGTCGTGCCGCCCTACGCGATCTGCCGGCGGCCGCCGCCGGACGGCTCGACCCGGCGATGCCGGGCTATGGTTTCGTTCTCGGCATGCTGGCCTTCGGCCTCGAGGAGTGCGGCGACTACGCCGAGGCCGAACGCTACGGCCGCCACGCGGTGGAGCTGAACCGCGAGGATCTGTGGGCGGTGCACGCGGTGGCCCATGTCCTCGAAATGCAGTGCCGCCACGAGGAGGGCACGCAGTGGCTCGATCAGCCGTTCGGCACCTGGGACGACCGCAACCCGTTCAAGGATCATCTGTGGTGGCATGCCGCCCTGTTCTCCCTCGAACTCGGCGATTTCGACCGCGTGCTCGATATCTATGACCGCGAGGTCAGGGTCGATGAGACCGGCTTCTATCTCGATGTCCAGAATGCCGCCTCAATGCTGATGCGGCTGGAGCTGCTCGGCGTCGATATCGGCGGCCGCTGGGAGGCACTGGCCGACATCGCCGAGCAGCGCAAGGACGACCACGTCCTGCCCTTCACCGACGCCCATTTCATGCTCGCCTTCACCGGGGCCGGACGGATCGCCTCAGCCCGGACCTATCTCGATTCCCTGAAGCGTTTCGCCGCCGCCGGCGGTGCCGACGCCGCCGGGGTGACGGCATCGCTTACCGTGCCGCTCGCCGAAGGCTTGCTCGCCTATGGTGAGGGAGCGTGCGGCAAGGCGGTGGATCGGTTGCTGCCCATGAGGCACGAGATGGCGCCGCTCGGCGGCAGCCACGCGCAGCAGGACGTCTTCCAGCAGATCCTGATCGATGCCGCGATCCGCGACGGGCGCACGGAACTAGCCCGCAGCCTGCTCGCCGAACGCGCCGTACTACGCCCGCGCAGCCGCTGGGCTCACGATCGGTTGGCCGCGCTGGCCTAG
- a CDS encoding acyl-CoA dehydrogenase, producing MFELTDDQRNLQQAARDLAESAIRARAAEVDRSESYPWDNVEKLTAAGFMGMTIPVEYGGQGRSYLDTVVVIEEMAKVCGVTARIVVEGNMGGIGAIMKYGSEKQKRLAAELVLAGDKPAICITEPEAGSAANEMTTRADRRGGGYVLNGKKHWITGGGVSRLHVIFARVYDEHGDELGIAGFLAVRGEAEGLRVGQRSYAMGLRGIPETEIVFEDLAVPEDMVLVPPDGFARGFANLMSAYNGQRVGAATVALGLAQGAYELALERVKTRHQFGRPIAEFQGLQWMLADMATELAAARLMICKAAAGAGDGFPDMVQAAQAKIFASEMAQKVTNDALQMFGAAGYGRDLPLERMVRDARMFTIGGGTAQILRTVVAGGLLGRKLPQTRGGDAGR from the coding sequence ATGTTCGAGCTGACCGACGACCAACGGAACCTGCAGCAGGCCGCCCGCGACCTCGCCGAATCGGCAATTCGCGCGCGCGCGGCCGAGGTTGACCGCAGCGAATCCTACCCCTGGGACAATGTCGAGAAACTGACCGCGGCCGGTTTCATGGGCATGACCATCCCGGTCGAATACGGCGGCCAAGGGCGGTCCTATCTCGACACCGTCGTGGTGATCGAGGAAATGGCCAAGGTCTGCGGCGTCACCGCGCGGATCGTGGTCGAGGGCAATATGGGCGGCATCGGCGCCATCATGAAATACGGTAGCGAGAAGCAGAAGCGTCTCGCCGCCGAACTCGTCCTCGCCGGCGACAAGCCCGCCATCTGTATCACCGAGCCGGAGGCCGGCAGCGCGGCCAACGAAATGACGACGCGCGCCGACCGGCGCGGCGGCGGTTATGTCCTCAACGGCAAGAAGCACTGGATCACCGGCGGCGGCGTGTCGCGGCTCCATGTGATCTTCGCCCGGGTTTACGATGAGCACGGCGACGAGCTGGGAATCGCCGGTTTTCTCGCCGTCCGCGGCGAGGCCGAAGGCCTGCGGGTCGGCCAACGGTCCTACGCCATGGGGCTCCGCGGCATTCCCGAGACCGAGATCGTCTTCGAGGACCTCGCGGTGCCCGAGGACATGGTGCTGGTGCCGCCCGACGGCTTCGCGCGCGGCTTCGCCAATTTGATGAGTGCTTATAACGGGCAGCGTGTCGGTGCCGCCACGGTCGCGCTCGGCCTCGCCCAGGGCGCCTACGAGCTGGCGCTGGAGCGGGTCAAGACGCGGCACCAGTTCGGGCGTCCGATCGCCGAATTCCAGGGCCTGCAGTGGATGCTCGCCGACATGGCGACCGAGCTCGCGGCGGCCCGGCTGATGATCTGCAAGGCGGCGGCCGGCGCCGGCGACGGGTTTCCGGACATGGTACAGGCGGCCCAGGCCAAGATCTTCGCCTCCGAAATGGCGCAGAAGGTGACCAACGACGCGTTGCAGATGTTCGGCGCGGCCGGCTATGGCCGCGATCTGCCGCTCGAACGCATGGTCCGCGATGCCCGCATGTTCACCATCGGCGGCGGTACGGCGCAAATCCTGCGCACGGTCGTGGCCGGCGGACTCCTCGGACGCAAGCTGCCGCAAACCCGCGGCGGCGATGCCGGGCGCTGA
- a CDS encoding sel1 repeat family protein, producing the protein MANLKKHGRTQSLDNWTAIAVLPGRWLGMVLLNKFVLIFAFLLLGISVPSLSRGSAASFDEAVDRLEAGEFELAQSLLSASVMDGDTRAAALLGYLLAEGTILDGEYEKGIRLLELAAEDGEPSALYWLGSTLLSVQEGQSDLPTLAKIENPRDVGLQYLHLAADAGHPDAMYLLGETYLATSDPGDSNEIARHWLEKAAANGRILASSRIAIIPALQGQRLTTEQIGKMVEIAPDGDAVLHTALASAYLNRAKDDHDTEQGLMWLNVAIMGTPQAALTPLAQLLAQYQLGAHAASNPMAELLAQNKPIDARILANARRDAEAWLLSAAGRGDSLLSSASAWCQRERPGSVECIGQSIVRHRMCQVPYFPGYFQDYYLSSAYDKCRRSLEAKD; encoded by the coding sequence TTGGCCAATCTGAAAAAACACGGACGCACACAGTCCTTGGACAACTGGACTGCAATTGCGGTCTTGCCAGGTCGCTGGTTAGGCATGGTTCTCCTGAACAAGTTTGTGCTGATATTCGCATTCCTGCTCCTGGGAATTTCTGTGCCGTCGTTATCGCGCGGGTCGGCCGCCTCCTTCGATGAAGCTGTGGACAGGCTCGAAGCAGGGGAGTTCGAACTCGCTCAATCTCTTTTGTCAGCATCCGTCATGGACGGCGACACCCGAGCGGCGGCTCTGTTGGGCTATCTACTGGCAGAGGGGACAATTCTGGACGGCGAATATGAGAAAGGGATCCGTCTGCTGGAATTGGCCGCCGAGGACGGTGAACCATCAGCCCTTTACTGGCTAGGGAGCACCTTGCTGTCTGTCCAAGAGGGGCAATCCGATTTACCCACGTTAGCGAAGATTGAAAATCCGCGTGACGTTGGTCTCCAATATCTGCACCTGGCGGCAGATGCCGGCCATCCAGACGCGATGTATCTGTTGGGTGAAACCTACTTGGCAACGTCCGACCCTGGGGATAGCAACGAAATCGCAAGACACTGGCTTGAGAAGGCTGCGGCAAACGGACGCATTCTGGCCAGTTCACGCATCGCCATCATTCCTGCCTTACAGGGCCAGCGTCTGACAACCGAGCAAATCGGCAAGATGGTGGAGATTGCCCCCGACGGTGACGCGGTGCTTCATACGGCTCTTGCGTCTGCATACCTGAACCGAGCCAAGGACGACCACGACACCGAGCAGGGCCTAATGTGGCTCAACGTCGCCATCATGGGCACACCCCAGGCGGCCCTGACGCCACTGGCTCAACTGCTTGCGCAATACCAGTTGGGAGCCCACGCCGCCTCAAATCCAATGGCGGAATTGCTGGCGCAAAATAAACCGATCGACGCTCGCATCCTCGCCAACGCAAGACGCGACGCCGAGGCGTGGCTTTTGAGCGCGGCGGGACGGGGAGATTCTCTTCTATCATCTGCGTCGGCCTGGTGCCAGCGGGAAAGGCCCGGCTCGGTCGAGTGTATTGGCCAATCGATAGTAAGACACCGAATGTGCCAAGTCCCGTATTTCCCAGGCTATTTTCAGGACTACTACTTGTCCTCTGCATACGACAAATGTCGCAGATCACTCGAAGCCAAAGACTGA